The Sulfurihydrogenibium sp. genome includes a window with the following:
- a CDS encoding Crp/Fnr family transcriptional regulator, with protein MKRERERINIDKIETLKELDLFKELKEEELKNIEKFFVAKKFKKGEYIFYEGDKEPGIYFVIDGIVKLIKETNEGKTVILRLATKGESFGWLVMKDNRPPVNTYTAQALIDTTVLYISNQDFLKLLLMYPALAVRITCELTKNILEAYDRLKSLAVEKVEGRIATLILELVDKIGKKEGDNVVINAPITRQDIAEMAGTTVETAIRVISRWKKEGILDTERGKIEIFDIDYLQDLIS; from the coding sequence ATGAAGAGAGAAAGAGAAAGGATAAATATAGATAAAATAGAGACTCTAAAAGAATTAGACCTATTTAAAGAGCTTAAAGAAGAAGAGTTGAAGAATATAGAAAAGTTCTTTGTTGCAAAGAAATTTAAGAAAGGTGAATACATATTCTATGAAGGAGATAAAGAGCCGGGTATATACTTTGTGATAGATGGAATAGTAAAGCTAATCAAAGAAACGAACGAAGGCAAAACTGTAATACTAAGACTTGCAACAAAAGGCGAGAGCTTCGGCTGGCTTGTTATGAAAGATAACAGACCACCTGTTAATACTTATACAGCTCAAGCTTTAATTGATACAACAGTTTTATATATATCAAATCAAGATTTCTTAAAACTGCTTTTAATGTATCCTGCTTTAGCAGTAAGAATAACGTGCGAGCTTACTAAAAATATTCTTGAAGCATATGACAGACTTAAAAGCTTAGCTGTTGAAAAGGTAGAAGGAAGAATAGCAACGCTTATTCTTGAACTTGTTGACAAGATTGGAAAGAAAGAAGGCGATAACGTAGTAATAAATGCTCCAATAACAAGACAAGATATAGCAGAAATGGCAGGAACAACGGTAGAAACAGCAATTAGAGTAATAAGCAGATGGAAAAAAGAAGGAATATTAGACACAGAAAGGGGTAAAATAGAGATTTTTGATATAGATTATCTTCAAGATTTGATTAGTTAA